In bacterium, one genomic interval encodes:
- a CDS encoding response regulator transcription factor, translating into MKTEKPIRILVADDHPIVREGLLAVINAETDMTVVAEASNSQETIQRFREQRPDVALLDLRMPGLDGIDVTAEIRKQFPNARIIVLTSYSGDELIHRALQAGARSYLLKTVATNVLLDTIRAVHSGQWRIPQDVAATLAERIPMTELTPREMDVLKLIVKGLSNKEIAAALHTTEGTVKGYVNTILTKLCVNDRTQAATTALKRGIIQLD; encoded by the coding sequence GTGAAAACGGAAAAGCCGATACGTATTTTGGTCGCCGATGACCATCCGATAGTGCGAGAAGGACTTTTAGCGGTGATAAACGCTGAGACCGATATGACCGTAGTAGCCGAGGCAAGCAATAGTCAGGAGACAATTCAGCGATTCCGTGAACAAAGACCAGATGTCGCTTTGTTGGATCTGAGGATGCCGGGACTTGATGGAATCGATGTAACCGCAGAAATTCGAAAGCAATTTCCAAACGCACGGATTATTGTCCTTACATCATACAGTGGAGATGAACTAATTCATCGGGCTTTACAAGCCGGTGCGCGCTCTTACCTTCTAAAGACCGTTGCTACAAACGTACTGCTGGACACAATTCGGGCGGTCCATTCTGGACAGTGGCGCATTCCTCAAGATGTTGCAGCAACTCTGGCCGAAAGGATTCCGATGACCGAATTGACACCCAGGGAAATGGATGTGCTAAAACTGATTGTTAAAGGTTTGAGCAATAAAGAAATTGCCGCTGCACTTCATACCACCGAAGGCACAGTCAAAGGTTACGTCAATACGATTCTTACAAAACTGTGTGTCAATGACCGTACGCAGGCCGCAACGACTGCTCTGAAGCGCGGTATCATTCAACTGGATTAA
- a CDS encoding selenium-binding family protein has product MRIHWKTLLMFISLLVIAVAIAKTGSTEKYMYVWASDQGHKKPDFLAVVDFDPSSPEYGKVITTVPVPNPGAIGNEPHHVGLSSDGKILACGGLLSVLKGQKEIFFFDVSRPDAPKYVSAADPPQSAITDEFYSLPGGGFLVTMMGGAKGHHPGRVVEFDKSLEVVAEHPVNPPDTGFNPHGISVRPEVNLMVTSDFICPSSTLHAVPGDLQLRGSVRVWDFKKRSIVRTIALPNPSGTIDVKLIPGDPKQRGYTAGMTDDQLYLLDTIKGEARSVFDFGSIAKGGWPQLMRITNDGKRLFLSMNMAGKVAMLDTSNPEKPALLKVLDLGKDSGPHYVALSTDEKRLVITDYFLNEDDAGKVHAEGDHKIHVAIVSPKNLTLDPKFKLDFNTVFDAPARPHGVAMR; this is encoded by the coding sequence ATGAGGATTCATTGGAAAACTTTATTGATGTTTATAAGTCTCCTGGTTATTGCAGTGGCTATTGCGAAGACGGGAAGCACAGAAAAATACATGTATGTTTGGGCGAGTGATCAGGGTCACAAGAAACCAGATTTTCTTGCCGTCGTTGATTTTGATCCTTCTTCGCCGGAGTATGGAAAAGTGATCACAACGGTTCCGGTTCCTAACCCAGGCGCAATCGGAAACGAGCCTCATCATGTCGGACTATCTTCTGATGGAAAAATTCTTGCCTGTGGTGGGCTCTTAAGTGTTTTGAAGGGTCAGAAGGAAATCTTCTTTTTCGATGTATCGCGGCCTGATGCGCCGAAATACGTTTCAGCCGCAGACCCGCCGCAGTCCGCCATCACTGACGAATTTTACTCTTTGCCTGGTGGAGGTTTTCTCGTGACCATGATGGGGGGAGCCAAGGGTCATCATCCTGGCAGAGTTGTTGAGTTTGACAAAAGTTTAGAAGTTGTCGCTGAACACCCTGTCAATCCGCCGGATACCGGCTTCAATCCACACGGTATTTCCGTACGTCCTGAAGTCAATTTAATGGTGACTAGCGATTTCATTTGCCCCTCCAGCACCCTACATGCAGTTCCTGGCGACCTTCAATTGAGAGGAAGCGTTCGAGTGTGGGATTTTAAGAAAAGATCCATTGTGAGAACGATTGCGCTGCCGAACCCCTCTGGAACAATCGATGTCAAGCTGATCCCCGGTGATCCGAAACAAAGAGGCTACACGGCGGGGATGACCGATGATCAACTTTATTTGCTGGATACCATCAAAGGAGAGGCCAGATCAGTCTTTGACTTTGGCAGCATTGCAAAAGGCGGCTGGCCGCAACTGATGCGGATAACAAATGATGGGAAGCGCTTGTTCCTATCAATGAATATGGCAGGAAAGGTGGCAATGCTGGATACGTCGAATCCCGAAAAGCCGGCACTGTTAAAGGTACTGGACTTAGGAAAAGATTCCGGACCGCATTACGTTGCGTTGAGCACGGATGAGAAACGACTGGTAATTACAGATTACTTCTTAAACGAAGACGATGCAGGAAAGGTGCACGCTGAAGGAGATCACAAGATCCACGTAGCCATTGTGAGTCCAAAAAATCTGACCCTGGATCCAAAATTCAAACTGGATTTTAACACTGTCTTTGATGCTCCTGCGCGTCCACATGGAGTTGCAATGAGATGA
- the rpoC gene encoding DNA-directed RNA polymerase subunit beta', producing the protein MNIVERQKQRPLNINDFTSIRISLASPEKIRSWSHGEVKKPETINYRTFKPEKDGLFCAKIFGPVNDWECLCGKYKKMKHKGVICEKCGVEVTLAKVRRERLGHIELVSPVSHVWFFKGLPSRIGQLLNLSLKDLERILYFESYVVVDPGKSKEVKEKELISVEEYYQLRAEHSDIVAMMGAEAIKELLKRVDVERLGRELRKKMKEENSIQKKMKFAKQLRVVEAFRKSGNKPEWMILDVIPVLPPDLRPLVPLDGGRFATSDLNDLYRRVINRNNRLKKLLELKAPDVIIRNEKRMLQEAVDALFDNGRRGKILRGTNNRPLKSLSDALKGKQGRFRQNLLGKRVDYSGRSVIVVGPELKLHQCGLPKKMAIELFKPFIFQKLEETGASDTIKRSKEMVEQEEPIVWEVLEDVIKDHPVLLNRAPTLHRLGIQAFQPVLVDGKAIKIHPLVCAAFNADFDGDQMAVHVPLSVASQIEAGVLMIATNNLLSPAHGSPLAVPSQDMVLGIYYLTNEKEFDETLHRKKYKAFGTEEEVILAYDNGLVRTHETIDLRITNRRYINLLNNDQDVLHADILEADAKGVRLRTTVGRVIFNNHLPSHVPFVNGNLKKKGLAQLVHYCFLNEGNQATVEMLDALKELGFLYATKAGISIGIEDLEIPTTKNTLVANAHREVGAVEQQYLEGAITKGEKYNKVVDIWTNVTEKIAIEMFTGMKRGKGTEFNSIYLMADSGARGSSLQIRQLAGMRGLMAKPSGEIIETPITTNFREGLSVLQYFISTHGARKGLADTALKTADSGYLTRRLVDVAQDVIINEQDCGTHKGIYVGAIVEGGEIIEPLRDRIVGRVAQENVRDPFTGEMYCSVSQEIDEEVSSNIQNAGIERVKIRSVLTCESRRGVCIKCYGRNLATGHLAELGEAVGILAAQSIGEPGTQLTMRTFHIGGTASRIVEQSVLESRMNGIIRFRHLQTVKNKEGVLVVMNRNGSIVIQDEEGRDREKYSIVYGAKLKVSDGQTVSKGQVFAEWDPYSNVILSDEVGTVEYKDIAFGVTLHEEVDEVSGHRQNVIVESPDEKMQPTIVVRNEEGKISQKYPMPSRAHLVAKDKDQVHPGDILAKIPRETTKTKDITGGLPRVIELFEARRPKEPAVITEIDGTVKYGGIVKGQRKILVSSEQEQREYSLPRGANMNVRENERVRAGQALMDGAINPHDILSVMGEEELQKYLVNEIQQVYRLQNVTINDKHIEVISRQMMRWVRVEDVGDTEFLYDEIVDRFLFQEENERVRSEGGHPAKGKPVLLGITKASLSTESFISAASFQETTRVLTEASIQGSEDFLRGLKENVIMGRLIPAGTGMPVYRSIRIPDDPTIPEFGLPSSEEHEPEGAIVTSVKEQLGWTDEE; encoded by the coding sequence TTGAATATAGTAGAACGACAAAAACAAAGACCATTAAATATTAACGACTTTACCAGTATTCGCATTTCGCTTGCTTCTCCGGAAAAGATCCGGTCCTGGTCACATGGCGAAGTGAAGAAGCCGGAAACGATAAACTACCGCACTTTCAAACCGGAAAAGGATGGCCTGTTTTGCGCAAAAATTTTCGGTCCGGTCAACGATTGGGAATGTTTGTGCGGAAAGTATAAGAAGATGAAGCACAAGGGAGTGATCTGCGAAAAATGCGGAGTCGAAGTCACTCTCGCAAAAGTGCGTCGCGAACGGTTGGGCCACATTGAGCTGGTCAGCCCGGTTTCGCATGTCTGGTTTTTCAAGGGTTTGCCCAGCCGCATTGGTCAGTTGTTGAATCTCTCCTTAAAAGATCTGGAGAGGATTCTTTATTTTGAGTCTTATGTTGTTGTCGATCCTGGAAAATCGAAAGAGGTCAAAGAAAAGGAGCTGATCTCTGTTGAAGAATATTATCAGCTTCGAGCCGAACACTCCGACATCGTGGCCATGATGGGCGCGGAAGCAATCAAAGAGCTTCTGAAACGAGTGGATGTCGAAAGGCTGGGCCGTGAGCTTCGCAAGAAGATGAAGGAAGAGAATTCCATCCAGAAGAAAATGAAGTTTGCGAAGCAGTTAAGGGTTGTGGAAGCATTCCGCAAATCCGGTAACAAGCCGGAATGGATGATCCTGGATGTGATTCCTGTGTTGCCTCCGGATCTGCGCCCTCTGGTTCCGCTGGATGGTGGACGATTCGCGACATCAGATCTGAATGATCTTTACCGCCGCGTGATCAACCGGAACAACCGTTTGAAAAAGCTTCTGGAATTGAAAGCACCCGATGTCATCATCCGAAATGAAAAACGGATGCTTCAGGAAGCAGTCGACGCGCTGTTTGACAATGGACGGCGTGGCAAAATTTTGCGTGGCACGAACAATCGTCCGCTCAAATCATTGAGCGATGCGTTGAAAGGGAAACAGGGCCGTTTCCGCCAGAATCTCCTTGGAAAACGAGTGGATTACTCGGGCCGTTCGGTTATCGTTGTCGGACCAGAGCTGAAACTGCATCAGTGCGGTTTGCCGAAAAAAATGGCGATCGAGCTTTTCAAGCCTTTCATCTTCCAAAAACTGGAAGAGACCGGCGCATCCGACACGATCAAGCGATCGAAAGAAATGGTCGAACAGGAAGAGCCGATCGTTTGGGAAGTTCTTGAAGATGTGATCAAAGATCATCCGGTTCTTCTGAACCGCGCTCCGACGCTTCACCGGTTGGGAATTCAGGCGTTTCAGCCAGTGCTTGTTGATGGCAAAGCGATCAAGATTCATCCGCTCGTTTGTGCGGCCTTCAATGCAGATTTTGATGGCGATCAGATGGCTGTTCATGTTCCTTTATCCGTTGCGTCGCAAATCGAAGCCGGCGTGCTGATGATTGCAACCAATAACTTGCTTTCACCGGCGCATGGATCGCCACTGGCGGTTCCGAGCCAGGATATGGTTCTCGGGATTTACTATTTGACCAACGAGAAGGAATTTGATGAAACGCTGCACCGCAAGAAATACAAAGCGTTTGGTACCGAGGAAGAGGTCATCCTTGCCTATGACAACGGACTCGTAAGAACGCATGAAACAATAGATCTGCGAATTACGAATCGCCGTTACATCAATTTGCTGAACAATGATCAGGATGTTCTGCATGCGGACATCTTGGAAGCGGATGCCAAAGGCGTACGCCTTCGTACCACTGTAGGTCGCGTAATTTTCAATAACCACCTTCCCTCACATGTTCCATTCGTTAATGGAAACTTGAAAAAGAAGGGGCTAGCGCAGTTGGTGCATTACTGTTTCTTGAATGAAGGCAACCAGGCCACTGTTGAAATGCTGGATGCATTGAAAGAGCTCGGATTCCTGTACGCGACAAAAGCCGGAATTTCGATCGGCATCGAAGATCTCGAAATCCCTACCACAAAGAATACGCTGGTTGCGAATGCTCACAGAGAAGTGGGTGCAGTGGAACAACAGTACCTGGAAGGCGCAATCACAAAAGGTGAAAAGTATAACAAGGTAGTGGACATCTGGACCAACGTAACAGAAAAGATCGCGATCGAAATGTTCACGGGAATGAAAAGAGGCAAGGGAACCGAATTCAATTCGATTTACTTGATGGCTGATTCAGGCGCCCGCGGAAGCTCTCTGCAGATTCGCCAGCTTGCCGGAATGCGTGGTTTGATGGCCAAACCTTCGGGGGAAATCATTGAAACGCCGATCACGACAAATTTCCGCGAAGGATTGAGCGTACTGCAGTACTTCATCTCCACGCATGGCGCGCGAAAAGGTTTGGCGGATACGGCTTTGAAAACTGCCGATTCCGGTTACCTAACTAGGCGTTTGGTGGATGTTGCACAAGACGTGATCATCAATGAACAGGATTGCGGAACCCATAAAGGCATTTACGTAGGCGCGATTGTGGAAGGTGGAGAAATCATCGAACCGCTTCGCGACCGTATTGTCGGCCGCGTGGCGCAGGAAAATGTGCGCGATCCGTTTACCGGTGAAATGTATTGCTCGGTTAGTCAGGAAATTGATGAGGAAGTATCGAGCAATATTCAAAACGCGGGTATCGAACGCGTGAAGATCCGTTCCGTGTTGACCTGTGAATCGCGCCGTGGTGTTTGCATTAAATGCTACGGACGCAATCTTGCAACCGGTCATCTTGCTGAGCTTGGTGAAGCGGTAGGAATTCTAGCCGCGCAGTCGATCGGTGAGCCGGGCACCCAGCTGACGATGAGAACATTCCACATCGGTGGAACGGCCAGCAGAATCGTTGAACAGTCCGTTCTTGAATCAAGAATGAACGGTATTATCCGGTTCCGTCATTTGCAGACCGTGAAGAATAAGGAAGGGGTCCTGGTCGTTATGAACCGGAACGGTTCGATCGTTATTCAGGATGAGGAAGGGCGAGATCGCGAAAAGTATTCGATCGTTTACGGCGCGAAGCTGAAAGTTTCGGATGGGCAAACGGTTTCCAAAGGACAGGTATTTGCAGAATGGGATCCATATTCGAACGTCATTCTGTCCGATGAAGTCGGCACCGTAGAGTACAAAGACATCGCATTTGGCGTCACCCTGCATGAAGAAGTGGATGAAGTTTCGGGACATCGTCAAAATGTGATTGTCGAATCCCCGGATGAAAAGATGCAGCCCACAATCGTTGTGCGCAACGAGGAAGGCAAGATCAGTCAAAAGTACCCGATGCCTTCGCGCGCGCATTTGGTGGCGAAGGATAAAGATCAAGTGCATCCCGGCGATATTCTTGCGAAGATCCCGCGTGAAACGACCAAGACAAAGGATATTACCGGAGGTTTGCCGCGCGTTATCGAACTTTTTGAAGCGCGACGTCCAAAGGAACCCGCGGTGATCACCGAAATCGATGGCACTGTGAAATACGGTGGTATTGTCAAAGGTCAGCGCAAGATCCTTGTATCGAGCGAGCAGGAACAGCGTGAATACTCGTTGCCGCGTGGCGCCAACATGAACGTGCGCGAAAATGAACGAGTTCGTGCTGGGCAGGCTTTAATGGACGGCGCAATCAACCCGCACGATATTCTGTCGGTCATGGGTGAAGAGGAACTGCAGAAATACCTGGTAAACGAAATCCAGCAAGTCTACAGATTGCAGAACGTCACCATCAATGACAAACACATCGAAGTGATCTCGCGCCAGATGATGCGCTGGGTCCGCGTGGAAGATGTCGGCGATACAGAGTTCCTTTACGATGAGATCGTTGACAGGTTCCTGTTCCAGGAAGAGAACGAGCGAGTGAGGTCCGAAGGTGGACATCCCGCGAAAGGAAAACCAGTGCTGCTGGGAATTACAAAAGCTTCTCTGAGCACGGAGAGCTTCATTTCTGCGGCTTCCTTTCAGGAAACGACTCGCGTTCTTACCGAAGCCAGCATCCAGGGTAGCGAAGATTTCCTGCGCGGCTTGAAAGAGAATGTGATTATGGGACGTTTGATTCCTGCAGGAACCGGCATGCCGGTCTACAGGTCGATTCGTATTCCGGACGATCCGACAATTCCCGAATTCGGCCTACCCTCCTCCGAAGAACATGAGCCTGAAGGAGCCATCGTGACTTCGGTGAAAGAGCAGCTTGGCTGGACTGACGAAGAATAA